The region TGGTCCTGTGGATGATGAATGTCTTCGATTCTTACTCCACAAAAACTGTGCAGAATCACCCCCGAGACTCGAAAAACCACTACTTGAAAGCTGTGCAGAATTTCCCAAAATACTATTAAGTGCTGAAGTTCCCAAAACACGTAATGATATCCTTCTCAACAAGTTTTTTGAATATATTATTAGTATGATATCCGTGACTCGCCAGCAGACCACCAGTGGCCAGCACCACTTTAAATTTATTTCCCTCCATCCCACACCTGTCAAACCAACTGTGTGGCAGCGGTACATGCATCATACACACCAATTGAAGGATGTGTGTGCCATCTGCGGCATAAAATGGAAATGGTTTTCGTACTGTCATCCTAATGGAAAATTCTTTGTTTGCCTCAAATGTGCTATTTGCCTATTTCCGTCCGTAGAGGACACGAAGATTCACCATCCAGCTCACACTCAACACCCATTAGCCTTGATCCAGAATCTATCCTCATTCAAATGTTATGCTTGCAAAGTCGAGGATAACATCAAAGACTTGTCTTATATATGCGCCATATGTCAGTTTTGGATTCACAAGAGTTGCGCGGATGCTCCTTCTTCTTTCTTATTCCAGTTTCATGATAAACACCCTCTTATCCTCAAATTTTCTCTTCCAAAAGCCTATCACAAATTTGCTCAGTATTGCCGACTCTGTCATGAAACACTGAATCGATTAAATTGGCTATACTATTGTTCAAAATGTCGATTTTTTGTCCATTTTCAATGTGCTAGATCAAATCTAATGCTGATCAGGTAATACTTCTGTCATATCTACTTGATTTCAATGTCTGGTCACTTTTCTGCCTATCAGTCCTGCAGATATTAATATCTTGTACATCTTATGGCATTTTCAGCTCTAGTGAAAATGATATATATCCGGATTTGGTGCACCTCCCGGCTACTGATGGATCATCATTACTTGAAAAATTTGTCAAGGTTATGATGAGCACACTGGACGGTAATAACAACAGTAGTTCATCAGGCACAACAAATCATATTAAGGATTGGGCTCATGATGAACATCATCTACAACTGATAACTATTAATGAGCTGCATAATCAGAACGATATTGATCAAACATTATTGTTATGTGATGGTTGTGTCAAGCCAATCCGGACTGATGGCGAGCAATTTTATGGTTGTGTAAGTTGTAAATactttcttcacaaagtctgtGCAGAGTTGCCCAAAGAGATGGAGCACCACCTATGGCCAGGAATGAAGCTTTTTGCATTTAAGTTCAGTGAACGAGAAAATATCGTTTGTAATGTTTGTGGAGATATCTGCAACGGTATAATCTTCAGCAACTGCAGCATGCCTCTACATTCATCAGATGTAAAACTTCATATCGAATGTGCCATGCTACCAAAAATGATCAAACACGAAGCTCACCATCACCAACTTGTTCAACATCACACAACTAATTACGATTGCAAAGCCTGTGGAAAAAATAATACTCAATGTAAACACGGCTGTGAAAATTGCGATTTCTATGTATGTGGAGGATGTCTGATGAAGGCAGCAACACTTAAACACCGGTGGGATCCTCACCCCCTTTGTTTGATATATGATTCTAGTATGGTGATGGATCATGAGCACGACTTCAACTGCGAGCTTTGCTCTGAGGATATCGACACAAACTATTGGTTCTATCATTGCAATGATTGTGATCTTACATTTCACCAGCTTTGTGCTAATACTAATACCTTCACCCAACGCCAAATTATTAGCCACAATGAACACCCTCTTATCTTTTCTCCTTGTCTGCCAAGAGTTTATCACAACATTGATCGGTTTTGCGGAATCTGCAGACAGTTAATGAATTTATTCGAATGGATTTACTATTGTTCCCGGTGCAGCTTTTTCTCCCATTTTGACTGTGTTCAAAATGAGAATCAAATTTTGAGGTACTCCTTACTTTAATAGCATCAATCAAGGTGATAATTCAACCAATTACAATTAAACACGAAAAAATAATACAGACATTTTTTCTTCGCAGCTTTCACACAGGTTGAAATCAGGGGAGAAGAAACAGAGAAACTTGAAATCAAGGACATTCAAGGATTCTGGTTTATATCATACATGTATTCTTTATATTCTGGTCTTTAGTTCAAGATTCTTGTTTAGCAACATCTTCTGAGATTTCATTATGCTGTCACTTCAATTTCTACTCTGAATGTTATATAAGATTCTGCGTTCTATTCTTGGACATTTCCCCAAACCACAGGAAGCTGGAACATGCTGTTCACCGACGCTTTGCGACTTAAATGTTCTTCCGGTTTCCTGGCAGAGTGTTTAGGAAACCAAGTTTCCTGGTTTAGTACCAGGTAGGTTCTCCTGTACTTATATGTTGTCAATAAAACAATTTCCCGAACTTTCACTCTTCATAATTATCTTGATTTCAAGTTCTAGACTTCTTAAAATGGTATAAATATCATGTGACTGTGGATGAGACTGATCAGCAACACGAAATTCATGATTTTTTCCATTAATGTCCAGCCAACTACAACCAGGCGTTTTCTTTAGTCCCTTATCTCTGAGAAAAACCCTCATTCTTGCTACTTCATCCCATTTCCCAGCTGCAGCATATATATTGGATAGTAATATGTAGTTCCCAGCATTTTTTGGTTCCATTGTTATTAGCCTCTCAGCTGCCAACTCAGCCACTTTCATGTCAGGGTGTAACTTACAAGCACTCAACAAAGCCCCCCACACGCGAGCATCTGGCTTAAACGGCATACAATTTATGAGCTGCAATGCTTCTTTAATTCGTCCAGCTCGACCTAGAAGATCTACCATACAAGCATAGTGTTCCTCTTTAGGTCGGCAACCATACCTCTCAGTCATTTCTTTGAAACACTCCCATCCTTCATTTACAGAACCAGAATTAACACAAGCCGTCAAGACACTGAGAAACGTAACTTGATCTGGCTTCAAGTTTGTACGCTTCAATTGTACATACATATTAAAACATTGAAACCAATTCCCATGCTTAGAATACGCACTAATCATAGAATTCCAGGCTATTACATCTTTATGAGTAAATTCATCTTCGTCAAATAGCTTCTGTGCCATTTCTATACATCCACATTTAGCATAACTTGCAAGAAAGGCTGTAGTCACAGAGGGAAATGAAGTTAATCCGCATTTTGTTGAATATCCATGTAAGTACTTTACTTGTTCTAATGCCCCTTGACTAACAAAAGCAGGCAAGATGTTAACCATCGATATGAAATCAATTTTATAGCCCTCCAATTGCATCTCTCCAAAGAAAGACACAGCGTCAACAAACTGCTCATGGCTAACAAATCCTTTAATCATCGTACTCCATGAGATTTCAGTCTTGTTTGTAACTAAATCAAATACCTTTCTGGCACTAGCCAAACCACCACATTTGCAGTACATGTCAATGAGGGAGTTATGCACAGACACCTGATAGCCTAAACCATTTCGTATCACATGACCGTGCATTTCCTTACCTCTCTCAAGAGACTTCACTTCCGCAATAGCAGAAATAGCAGCCAATGCTGTAAACAAGTCAGCTCTAATCCTCGATCTCACCATTCCCAATAAAAGCTCCAACGATTCTACAGCACACCCATTCCGCGAATACCCTGAAATCATCAAATTCCACACAACACAATCCTTTCCAGGCATTCGATCAAACAACAATCTCGCAACCTCCAAACACCCCACCTTGGAATAAAAACTAAGCAACGCAGTATTCACTGCCAAATCATCACTCAAACCACTCACATTAACCACACAATGCACCATTCTCCCAACTTCCAACGACATCATATCACAAGCCCCTCTCAACAAATTCACAATCGTAACCGAATTAGGCCAAACCCCTCTCACTCTCATCCTCCCAAAAACCCGAAAACTCTCCTTAAACTCACACCTCTTACACGCctcaaaaatcaaaaaattccAAAACTCAACTCCCCCATTAGTCATTTCCTCAGTCACATCACATGCATTCCAAGAACCACTATAATCAACAACCCTATTCACAAACTCAAAACTATGAAACCCAAGTTTTACAACATGCCCATGAatctttttataattttcaaCATCACAAAGCTCCAAACAACACTTCAACACACAAAAGTAAGAATTTTCATTAGGGTTTAAACAATTCTTGATCATTTCTTGAAAAACCACAAGGGCTTTCTTGAACTCACCAAACTCATAAAGATTACAAATAAAAGAGTTATATACTATTGGGTTTGGGTTGGTACAAGATTTAAAGACTTGTTGGGCTTGTTTGAACAGGCCCAGAGTGGTGTAGTTGTCAATGAGCTTGCAACAAAGTGTAGGGTTTTGATGAAGGCCATGCAGAATGTATCTTGCATGGATTTGAAGGAGGTGATTTGGGTTGTTAAGAAGGTTTAAAAGAGGGAGATTTGAGCTGAAAGATTGAGTTTTGGTTGTGTAAATGGGCATGAGTTTTGGA is a window of Apium graveolens cultivar Ventura chromosome 11, ASM990537v1, whole genome shotgun sequence DNA encoding:
- the LOC141695117 gene encoding uncharacterized protein LOC141695117 → MSCTDTGGPVDDECLRFLLHKNCAESPPRLEKPLLESCAEFPKILLSAEVPKTRNDILLNKFFEYIISMISVTRQQTTSGQHHFKFISLHPTPVKPTVWQRYMHHTHQLKDVCAICGIKWKWFSYCHPNGKFFVCLKCAICLFPSVEDTKIHHPAHTQHPLALIQNLSSFKCYACKVEDNIKDLSYICAICQFWIHKSCADAPSSFLFQFHDKHPLILKFSLPKAYHKFAQYCRLCHETLNRLNWLYYCSKCRFFVHFQCARSNLMLISSSENDIYPDLVHLPATDGSSLLEKFVKVMMSTLDGNNNSSSSGTTNHIKDWAHDEHHLQLITINELHNQNDIDQTLLLCDGCVKPIRTDGEQFYGCVSCKYFLHKVCAELPKEMEHHLWPGMKLFAFKFSERENIVCNVCGDICNGIIFSNCSMPLHSSDVKLHIECAMLPKMIKHEAHHHQLVQHHTTNYDCKACGKNNTQCKHGCENCDFYVCGGCLMKAATLKHRWDPHPLCLIYDSSMVMDHEHDFNCELCSEDIDTNYWFYHCNDCDLTFHQLCANTNTFTQRQIISHNEHPLIFSPCLPRVYHNIDRFCGICRQLMNLFEWIYYCSRCSFFSHFDCVQNENQILSFHTG
- the LOC141696551 gene encoding pentatricopeptide repeat-containing protein At4g19191, mitochondrial-like; its protein translation is MIKNCLNPNENSYFCVLKCCLELCDVENYKKIHGHVVKLGFHSFEFVNRVVDYSGSWNACDVTEEMTNGGVEFWNFLIFEACKRCEFKESFRVFGRMRVRGVWPNSVTIVNLLRGACDMMSLEVGRMVHCVVNVSGLSDDLAVNTALLSFYSKVGCLEVARLLFDRMPGKDCVVWNLMISGYSRNGCAVESLELLLGMVRSRIRADLFTALAAISAIAEVKSLERGKEMHGHVIRNGLGYQVSVHNSLIDMYCKCGGLASARKVFDLVTNKTEISWSTMIKGFVSHEQFVDAVSFFGEMQLEGYKIDFISMVNILPAFVSQGALEQVKYLHGYSTKCGLTSFPSVTTAFLASYAKCGCIEMAQKLFDEDEFTHKDVIAWNSMISAYSKHGNWFQCFNMYVQLKRTNLKPDQVTFLSVLTACVNSGSVNEGWECFKEMTERYGCRPKEEHYACMVDLLGRAGRIKEALQLINCMPFKPDARVWGALLSACKLHPDMKVAELAAERLITMEPKNAGNYILLSNIYAAAGKWDEVARMRVFLRDKGLKKTPGCSWLDINGKNHEFRVADQSHPQSHDIYTILRSLELEIKIIMKSESSGNCFIDNI